The following coding sequences are from one Salvia hispanica cultivar TCC Black 2014 chromosome 3, UniMelb_Shisp_WGS_1.0, whole genome shotgun sequence window:
- the LOC125215047 gene encoding late blight resistance protein R1-A-like, which yields MTAYGALISLTNTINYIFHSSHFRVVEPSLHVIQPAINGLRSLKPILQKLDNTSPSRCRKKVNALDGRIRDFIWEFEDKLESLFTDQILLQIPADHVYEEMKERVWDFKDLKESLFSLQFQLQFQFQSPPPDQPEMASNIQRRRSRRRRRDKHKVGHSKSSRKFRSRSDALVFSIDLRCLQDDVGFFVRALEDMKWEYIYELYNMGEDEAAMSSTIGFRGINSEMIGLSDQFQQLKRDLLEDSWSHVEMLVGMAGIGKTTLAAKIYQDPEILSNFECRAWVTVGRKPELSRVSRSILAQLCRVRLGHANADDYWKQRVEGKKCLIVMDDVWETQVMRSLMSFLPHPDKATIVILLTAREKSVLEYRTLEMVSESTLVRFLNIEESKKLLCEKVFGELICPPQLDNAATKIAKNCEGLPLMILTVADIISKSEQNRDPDYWSDIAEERNLVFTYAYNLISEVLFPSYNYLPQYLKMPFLFMGVFPREYNTPPSKIINMLTAEGWFLDTNIKETFEESVWRCLDKLCLDKNLVLFSETSIYEYGIPIGHRKYKTCRLHSSWRHVCRGEARKNKFYHVLKRLVDGTEEGIKGQRCLCLENNMLFGIKEFCNSVRLNCAFLTRSIFFYGPYHQYPISVDVGFRFLRELDALSLRFYTFPTEILGLVQLKYLALTCNGELPATISKLFNLRFLIIHPHMNIRCYRAPSYVPIQIWDMKELEHIEILGKILVAPSHVTSLEKLLTLVGVNATIGTISELSKRIPNISKLVVHAELTPYDDHNLVLSFFGCISTLESLKTLKCSIINPVAKCGYVVLENPSSLTFSRGLKKLHLSGMGFPWEYMDVIGSLPNLEVLKLRSYAFRGPTWEARKESFAKLEFLLIEDTDLVYLNLRFGELCLLSYVSLKHCYKLQRIHWPGHKDRKIELVDCNPLALTCAKKLHMTPFSRLDVTASSTIYEKPMTVNLQRSYSDDDDDDDDDTEKDDGKDSDDVEEMSSSSVGIYAKASY from the exons ATGACGGCGTACGGTGCACTGATTTCTTTGACGAACACAATTAACTATATTTTCCATTCTTCACATTTTAGAGTTGTTGAGCCATCTCTTCATGTCATACAACCCGCCATCAACGGGCTGCGTTCATTGAAACCAATTCTGCAAAAATTAGACAACACAAGTCCAAGCAGGTGCAGGAAGAAGGTGAATGCTTTGGATGGAAGAATCAGAGATTTCATATGGGAGTTCGAAGACAAATTGGAATCCCTGTTCACGGATCAGATTCTTTTACAAATTCCTGCAGACCATGTGTATGAAGAAATGAAGGAGAGAGTTTGGGATTTTAAAGACTTAAAAGAATCCCTTTTCTCACTACAATTTCAACTTCAGTTTCAATTTCAAAGCCCTCCACCTGACCAGCCAGAAATGGCAAGTAACATTCAGAGgagaagaagcagaagaagaagaagagataaACACAAAGTAGGCCACTCAAAATCAAGTAGAAAGTTTAGAAGTAGAAGTGATGCCTTGGTATTCTCCATTGATCTACGATGCCTTCAAGATGATGTTGGTTTCTTTGTCCGCGCACTCGAGGATATGAAGTgggaatatatatatgaattatacAATATGGGTGAGGACGAGGCAGCTATGTCGTCAACAATTGGTTTTCGTGGAATCAACTCAGAGATGATTGGATTATCTGACCAATTCCAACAACTCAAAAGAGATCTTTTGGAGGATAGTTGGAGCCATGTTGAAATGCTCGTTGGAATGGCAGGCATTGGGAAGACCACTCTAGCTGCCAAAATTTATCAAGATCCAGAAATCTTGAGCAATTTTGAGTGTCGCGCATGGGTCACAGTAGGAAGAAAACCTGAACTTAGTCGTGTTTCACGAAGCATTCTTGCTCAACTGTGTAGAGTTAGGCTAGGACACGCAAACGCAGATGATTACTGGAAGCAAAGAGTAGAGGGCAAGAAATGCCTCATTGTGATGGATGATGTTTGGGAGACACAAGTAATGCGTTCCTTGATGAGTTTCTTACCACACCCTGACAAAGCAACGATTGTTATCTTGCTTACTGCTCGAGAAAAATCGGTACTTGAATATCGTACGTTGGAAATGGTTTCGGAGTCCACGCTGGTGCGGTTTTTGAACATAGAAGAAAGTAAGAAGCTATTATGCGAGAAAGTGTTTGGCGAATTGATTTGCCCTCCTCAGCTTGACAATGCTGCTACCAAAATTGCAAAGAATTGTGAAGGTCTTCCTCTCATGATACTAACCGTTGCTGACATCATATCGAAATCTGAGCAAAACAGAGATCCAGACTACTGGAGTGATATTGCAGAAGAGAGAAACTTAGTCTTCACATATGCATATAATCTGATATCAGAGGTACTCTTCCCAAGTTACAACTACTTACCTCAGTATCTCAAAATgccttttctatttatgggAGTTTTCCCTCGAGAATATAACACCCCACCATCCAAGATCATCAATATGCTTACGGCTGAGGGTTGGTTTCTTGACACAAACATAAAGGAAACCTTTGAAGAGTCTGTTTGGAGATGTTTGGACAAGCTTTGTTTGGATAAAAATCTTGTTTTATTCAGCGAAACGAGCATCTATGAGTATGGGATTCCAATTGGTCATCGCAAGTATAAAACATGTCGGCTTCATTCTTCTTGGCGGCACGTGTGTAGAGGAGAAGCTAGGAAGAACAAGTTTTATCATGTCTTAAAAAGGCTTGTTGATGGCACTGAAGAAGGGATAAAAGGTCAGCGTTGCTTGTGTCTCGAAAATAACATGTTATTTGGTATCAAAGAATTTTGCAACTCAGTTAGATTGAACTGTGCATTCTTAACACGATCTATCTTTTTTTATGGTCCTTACCACCAATATCCAATCTCAGTAGATGTTGGTTTCAGATTTCTTAGGGAACTAGATGCTCTTAGCTTGCGTTTCTACACCTTCCCAACAGAAATTCTTGGCCTAGTTCAACTCAAGTATCTTGCTCTAACTTGCAACGGAGAACTCCCTGCAACCATATCCAAACTTTTCAACCTTCGATTCTTGATCATTCATCCACATATGAACATTAGATGTTATAGAGCTCCATCATATGTCCCAATACAAATATGGGATATGAAAGAGTTAGAGCATATTGAAATCTTAGGAAAGATTCTTGTAGCTCCATCTCATGTTACTTCTTTGGAAAAACTATTGACACTCGTAGGTGTGAATGCTACTATTGGCACTATCTCGGAACTCTCCAAAAGAATTCCTAATATTAGCAAATTAGTAGTTCATGCTGAGCTAACACCTTACGACGATCATAACCTTGTTTTGAGTTTCTTTGGATGCATTTCAACACTTGAAAGTTTGAAGACACTTAAATGTAGTATCATAAATCCTGTGGCCAAGTGTGGGTATGTTGTCCTTGAGAATCCTAGTTCACTAACATTCTCGCGTGGACTGAAAAAGTTACATTTGAGTGGCATGGGTTTTCCTTGGGAATACATGGATGTCATTGGCTCTTTGCCAAATCTTGAAGTGCTCAAATTGCGATCCTACGCCTTTCGAGGTCCAACATGGGAAGCACGAAAGGAAAGTTTTGCCAAGCTTGAGTTTCTTCTAATTGAAGACACTGATTTGGTATACTTGAACTTAAGATTCGGAGAGCTGTGTCTCCTTAGCTATGTAAGCCTAAAACATTGCTACAAGCTACAAAGGATCCACTGGCCGGGTCATAAGGACAGAAAGATTGAATTGGTGGACTGCAATCCTTTAGCTCTGACTTGTGCCAAGAAGTTACACATGACTCCATTTTCTCGCCTTGATGTTACTGCCTCTTCGACTATTTATGAGAAACCAATGACAGTCAATCTTCAAAG ATCCTATtccgatgatgatgatgatgatgatgatgatacaGAAAAGGATGATGGCAAAGATTCGGATGATGTTGAGGAAATGAGTAGTAGCTCTGTGGGAATCTATGCAAAGGCctcatattag
- the LOC125215048 gene encoding uncharacterized protein LOC125215048 isoform X1 produces MATFALHAPNFSRRWTIVSCATKGQQCLQQTKKSSPSNIIFETPREARHDEEYWMAAWLRAESQWEGRENERYAESNRRKFAQQEFNAMTRRYNANMGKKCLCIIVMVKNENGEVKPSIPKSVAGSLDLSIQHLSHGETFPGEWLKHPLLCLLDTKPSIRYGYIANLCIAKYARRQGVASVIIDYAISVAKSNGAEKVFVHVHRHNKPARNLYQKIGFQVVDAASTQLSAEQTFLLCLELSSSDVSNGR; encoded by the exons ATGGCGACGTTTGCTCTACACGCACCAAATTTCTCAAGAAGATGGACCAT TGTGAGCTGTGCAACCAAGGGGCAACAATGCTTacaacaaaccaaaaaatctAGTCCTTCAAATATCATATTCGAAACACCGCGTGAAGCTCGACATGATGAGGAATACTGG ATGGCCGCTTGGTTGAGAGCTGAGAGCCAATGGGAGGGCCGAGAAAATGAACG ATATGCCGAGAGTAACAGAAGAAAATTCGCCCAACAG GAGTTCAATGCAATGACAAGGAGATACAATGCAAATATGGGGAAAAAGTGCCTGTGTATTATTGTAATG GTGAAGAATGAAAATGGAGAGGTGAAACCTAGCATACCAAAAAGTGTAGCTGGAAGCTTGGACTTGAGCATTCAACATTTGTCTCATGGAGAAACCTTTCCAGGG gaatGGTTGAAGCATCCTCTTCTCTGCCTATTGGATACAAAGCCCTCGATCCGCTACGGCTATATTGCAAATTTATGCATTGCTAAATATGCACGCCGGCAGGGTGTTGCCAGCGTCATCATAGATTATGCCATTTCCGTTGCCAAGTCCAATG GTGCAGAAAAAGTTTTCGTTCATGTCCACCGCCACAATAAACCTGCTCGAAACTTGTATCAGAAGATCGGCTTTCAG GTTGTTGACGCAGCAAGTACTCAACTATCCGCAGAacaaacatttttattatgtcTTGAACTTTCAAGCTCTGATGTTTCAAATGGACGATGA
- the LOC125215048 gene encoding uncharacterized protein LOC125215048 isoform X2 — translation MATFALHAPNFSRRWTIVSCATKGQQCLQQTKKSSPSNIIFETPREARHDEEYWMAAWLRAESQWEGRENERYAESNRRKFAQQEFNAMTRRYNANMGKKCLCIIVKNENGEVKPSIPKSVAGSLDLSIQHLSHGETFPGEWLKHPLLCLLDTKPSIRYGYIANLCIAKYARRQGVASVIIDYAISVAKSNGAEKVFVHVHRHNKPARNLYQKIGFQVVDAASTQLSAEQTFLLCLELSSSDVSNGR, via the exons ATGGCGACGTTTGCTCTACACGCACCAAATTTCTCAAGAAGATGGACCAT TGTGAGCTGTGCAACCAAGGGGCAACAATGCTTacaacaaaccaaaaaatctAGTCCTTCAAATATCATATTCGAAACACCGCGTGAAGCTCGACATGATGAGGAATACTGG ATGGCCGCTTGGTTGAGAGCTGAGAGCCAATGGGAGGGCCGAGAAAATGAACG ATATGCCGAGAGTAACAGAAGAAAATTCGCCCAACAG GAGTTCAATGCAATGACAAGGAGATACAATGCAAATATGGGGAAAAAGTGCCTGTGTATTATT GTGAAGAATGAAAATGGAGAGGTGAAACCTAGCATACCAAAAAGTGTAGCTGGAAGCTTGGACTTGAGCATTCAACATTTGTCTCATGGAGAAACCTTTCCAGGG gaatGGTTGAAGCATCCTCTTCTCTGCCTATTGGATACAAAGCCCTCGATCCGCTACGGCTATATTGCAAATTTATGCATTGCTAAATATGCACGCCGGCAGGGTGTTGCCAGCGTCATCATAGATTATGCCATTTCCGTTGCCAAGTCCAATG GTGCAGAAAAAGTTTTCGTTCATGTCCACCGCCACAATAAACCTGCTCGAAACTTGTATCAGAAGATCGGCTTTCAG GTTGTTGACGCAGCAAGTACTCAACTATCCGCAGAacaaacatttttattatgtcTTGAACTTTCAAGCTCTGATGTTTCAAATGGACGATGA
- the LOC125215048 gene encoding uncharacterized protein LOC125215048 isoform X3 translates to MATFALHAPNFSRRWTIVSCATKGQQCLQQTKKSSPSNIIFETPREARHDEEYWMAAWLRAESQWEGRENERYAESNRRKFAQQEFNAMTRRYNANMGKKCLCIIVMVKNENGEVKPSIPKSVAGSLDLSIQHLSHGETFPGHPLLCLLDTKPSIRYGYIANLCIAKYARRQGVASVIIDYAISVAKSNGAEKVFVHVHRHNKPARNLYQKIGFQVVDAASTQLSAEQTFLLCLELSSSDVSNGR, encoded by the exons ATGGCGACGTTTGCTCTACACGCACCAAATTTCTCAAGAAGATGGACCAT TGTGAGCTGTGCAACCAAGGGGCAACAATGCTTacaacaaaccaaaaaatctAGTCCTTCAAATATCATATTCGAAACACCGCGTGAAGCTCGACATGATGAGGAATACTGG ATGGCCGCTTGGTTGAGAGCTGAGAGCCAATGGGAGGGCCGAGAAAATGAACG ATATGCCGAGAGTAACAGAAGAAAATTCGCCCAACAG GAGTTCAATGCAATGACAAGGAGATACAATGCAAATATGGGGAAAAAGTGCCTGTGTATTATTGTAATG GTGAAGAATGAAAATGGAGAGGTGAAACCTAGCATACCAAAAAGTGTAGCTGGAAGCTTGGACTTGAGCATTCAACATTTGTCTCATGGAGAAACCTTTCCAGGG CATCCTCTTCTCTGCCTATTGGATACAAAGCCCTCGATCCGCTACGGCTATATTGCAAATTTATGCATTGCTAAATATGCACGCCGGCAGGGTGTTGCCAGCGTCATCATAGATTATGCCATTTCCGTTGCCAAGTCCAATG GTGCAGAAAAAGTTTTCGTTCATGTCCACCGCCACAATAAACCTGCTCGAAACTTGTATCAGAAGATCGGCTTTCAG GTTGTTGACGCAGCAAGTACTCAACTATCCGCAGAacaaacatttttattatgtcTTGAACTTTCAAGCTCTGATGTTTCAAATGGACGATGA
- the LOC125215048 gene encoding uncharacterized protein LOC125215048 isoform X5, which yields MATFALHAPNFSRRWTIVSCATKGQQCLQQTKKSSPSNIIFETPREARHDEEYWEFNAMTRRYNANMGKKCLCIIVMVKNENGEVKPSIPKSVAGSLDLSIQHLSHGETFPGEWLKHPLLCLLDTKPSIRYGYIANLCIAKYARRQGVASVIIDYAISVAKSNGAEKVFVHVHRHNKPARNLYQKIGFQVVDAASTQLSAEQTFLLCLELSSSDVSNGR from the exons ATGGCGACGTTTGCTCTACACGCACCAAATTTCTCAAGAAGATGGACCAT TGTGAGCTGTGCAACCAAGGGGCAACAATGCTTacaacaaaccaaaaaatctAGTCCTTCAAATATCATATTCGAAACACCGCGTGAAGCTCGACATGATGAGGAATACTGG GAGTTCAATGCAATGACAAGGAGATACAATGCAAATATGGGGAAAAAGTGCCTGTGTATTATTGTAATG GTGAAGAATGAAAATGGAGAGGTGAAACCTAGCATACCAAAAAGTGTAGCTGGAAGCTTGGACTTGAGCATTCAACATTTGTCTCATGGAGAAACCTTTCCAGGG gaatGGTTGAAGCATCCTCTTCTCTGCCTATTGGATACAAAGCCCTCGATCCGCTACGGCTATATTGCAAATTTATGCATTGCTAAATATGCACGCCGGCAGGGTGTTGCCAGCGTCATCATAGATTATGCCATTTCCGTTGCCAAGTCCAATG GTGCAGAAAAAGTTTTCGTTCATGTCCACCGCCACAATAAACCTGCTCGAAACTTGTATCAGAAGATCGGCTTTCAG GTTGTTGACGCAGCAAGTACTCAACTATCCGCAGAacaaacatttttattatgtcTTGAACTTTCAAGCTCTGATGTTTCAAATGGACGATGA
- the LOC125215048 gene encoding uncharacterized protein LOC125215048 isoform X4, whose translation MATFALHAPNFSRRWTIVSCATKGQQCLQQTKKSSPSNIIFETPREARHDEEYWMAAWLRAESQWEGRENERYAESNRRKFAQQEFNAMTRRYNANMGKKCLCIIVMVKNENGEVKPSIPKSVAGSLDLSIQHLSHGETFPGEWLKHPLLCLLDTKPSIRYGYIANLCIAKYARRQGVASVIIDYAISVAKSNGAEKVFVHVHRHNKPARNLYQKIGFQFIAGC comes from the exons ATGGCGACGTTTGCTCTACACGCACCAAATTTCTCAAGAAGATGGACCAT TGTGAGCTGTGCAACCAAGGGGCAACAATGCTTacaacaaaccaaaaaatctAGTCCTTCAAATATCATATTCGAAACACCGCGTGAAGCTCGACATGATGAGGAATACTGG ATGGCCGCTTGGTTGAGAGCTGAGAGCCAATGGGAGGGCCGAGAAAATGAACG ATATGCCGAGAGTAACAGAAGAAAATTCGCCCAACAG GAGTTCAATGCAATGACAAGGAGATACAATGCAAATATGGGGAAAAAGTGCCTGTGTATTATTGTAATG GTGAAGAATGAAAATGGAGAGGTGAAACCTAGCATACCAAAAAGTGTAGCTGGAAGCTTGGACTTGAGCATTCAACATTTGTCTCATGGAGAAACCTTTCCAGGG gaatGGTTGAAGCATCCTCTTCTCTGCCTATTGGATACAAAGCCCTCGATCCGCTACGGCTATATTGCAAATTTATGCATTGCTAAATATGCACGCCGGCAGGGTGTTGCCAGCGTCATCATAGATTATGCCATTTCCGTTGCCAAGTCCAATG GTGCAGAAAAAGTTTTCGTTCATGTCCACCGCCACAATAAACCTGCTCGAAACTTGTATCAGAAGATCGGCTTTCAG TTTATTGCAGGTTGTTGA